One Alkaliphilus sp. B6464 genomic window carries:
- a CDS encoding DUF881 domain-containing protein translates to MKIQLNKIIIIILLCTILGFFIAIQVKNVQGDYSFVSLKTITDLQNMVKREQEEVSNMKELIASNKSKLIEYENAIREGGSIKDVLKKENEQLKTISGFVDLEGPGVIIKLSDSERELYEWENPNDVIVHDADVLNIINDLKIAGAEALSINGQRIMSISEIQCAGYTITINNHTYGQPFIIKAIGNQDTLSAAVKSPDSNAFMLKEVYGLGLEVETDEHVRIAKYNNSIVWKYLTPKEGE, encoded by the coding sequence ATGAAAATACAGTTAAATAAAATAATAATAATAATTCTTTTATGCACTATTCTTGGTTTTTTTATAGCTATTCAGGTGAAGAACGTACAAGGTGATTATAGTTTTGTAAGCTTAAAGACGATAACAGACCTTCAAAATATGGTAAAAAGAGAGCAGGAAGAAGTCTCAAATATGAAAGAACTAATAGCTTCTAATAAAAGTAAACTTATTGAATATGAAAATGCTATTCGAGAAGGCGGAAGTATTAAAGATGTTTTGAAAAAAGAAAATGAACAACTCAAAACGATAAGTGGATTTGTGGACTTAGAAGGTCCTGGAGTTATTATTAAGCTTAGTGATAGCGAGAGAGAATTGTACGAGTGGGAAAATCCAAATGATGTTATTGTACATGATGCAGATGTACTCAATATTATAAATGATTTAAAAATAGCAGGAGCAGAAGCACTTTCTATTAATGGGCAAAGAATAATGAGTATATCAGAAATTCAATGTGCAGGATATACTATTACTATAAATAATCATACCTATGGACAACCATTTATTATAAAAGCTATAGGCAATCAGGATACTTTAAGTGCAGCAGTTAAATCACCGGATTCTAATGCTTTTATGTTAAAAGAAGTATATGGACTAGGACTAGAGGTAGAAACTGATGAGCATGTAAGAATTGCCAAATATAATAATAGTATTGTTTGGAAATACCTAACGCCGAAGGAAGGTGAATAA
- a CDS encoding DUF881 domain-containing protein — MKELNGKVALGVLCAILGLTISMQFKAVKGNAGGFLSSQKAQQLALELKELRVEKSSLTEELTQLEKRLKEYEMSEADESFIIKNLKKDLEKYQVVAGYKTIEGPGIVVTIDDPIQNHPGHGENSFIMYNYDILLGVINKLNGAGAEAISINDQRYTSTTEIYYTSNSVLVNSVPTLPPFTIKAVGDAESLYAALNMRFGIIEEMRELYNLQVNIKKENKVVIPRYNKTTNFKYAKPIDATS, encoded by the coding sequence ATGAAAGAACTAAACGGTAAGGTTGCTTTAGGTGTCCTTTGCGCTATTTTAGGTTTAACTATATCTATGCAATTTAAAGCAGTAAAAGGAAATGCCGGAGGATTCTTATCTAGTCAAAAGGCACAGCAGTTGGCATTAGAGTTAAAGGAGCTAAGAGTTGAAAAAAGTAGTCTGACAGAAGAGTTAACACAATTGGAAAAAAGATTAAAGGAATATGAAATGTCAGAGGCTGATGAAAGTTTTATTATTAAAAATTTAAAAAAGGATTTGGAAAAATACCAAGTAGTAGCTGGATATAAAACTATTGAGGGCCCCGGAATTGTTGTTACAATTGATGATCCTATACAAAATCATCCTGGCCATGGAGAAAACAGTTTTATTATGTATAACTATGATATTCTTCTAGGTGTTATTAACAAACTAAATGGAGCAGGAGCAGAGGCTATTTCAATTAATGATCAAAGATATACTTCAACAACTGAAATTTATTACACTTCAAATTCTGTACTAGTTAATTCTGTACCTACCTTACCACCCTTTACTATAAAAGCAGTTGGTGATGCAGAATCATTATACGCAGCCCTTAATATGAGGTTTGGAATTATTGAAGAAATGAGAGAACTATACAATTTGCAGGTTAATATAAAAAAGGAAAACAAGGTTGTAATACCTCGTTATAATAAAACAACTAACTTTAAATATGCAAAACCTATAGATGCTACTTCTTAG
- a CDS encoding cell division protein FtsQ/DivIB — MAAEEKSYIEKRKKARKIKTRISSILFALVFIFWGIYYLLQSDLMNLNNIVLEGNEQVESEEIINLSNLVINRNIFKYNLKEIEKDIISHPYIKESKVQRKLPRTITIEVKERQEYAIIPYMGSYIYIDEENIVLKASDSYIANDHILITGVEFKSFKVGEKIETTNDKGLKVVMDLLKAAKMTSIFEMISEINITEENNIRLITLDGVDVLLGEGKNPAYLMVALDEILVNLYTKNIRNVVIDMRYEGHISVKDRNTWED; from the coding sequence ATGGCGGCTGAAGAGAAAAGCTACATTGAAAAGAGAAAGAAAGCCCGTAAAATAAAGACAAGAATTTCTAGTATATTATTTGCTTTAGTATTTATATTTTGGGGAATATATTATTTATTACAGTCAGATTTGATGAACTTAAATAACATAGTGTTAGAGGGTAATGAACAGGTAGAATCAGAAGAAATTATTAATCTTTCTAATTTAGTTATTAATAGAAATATATTCAAGTATAACTTGAAAGAAATAGAAAAAGACATAATATCTCATCCATACATTAAAGAATCGAAGGTACAGAGAAAACTTCCTAGAACTATTACAATTGAAGTGAAGGAACGACAAGAATATGCTATAATACCATATATGGGGTCATATATATATATAGATGAAGAAAATATAGTACTAAAGGCATCGGATAGTTATATTGCTAATGATCATATATTAATTACAGGTGTAGAATTTAAAAGTTTTAAGGTAGGCGAAAAGATTGAGACTACTAATGATAAAGGATTAAAGGTCGTTATGGATTTGCTAAAAGCTGCAAAAATGACTTCAATATTTGAGATGATATCTGAAATTAATATTACAGAGGAAAATAATATTCGTTTAATTACCTTGGATGGCGTAGATGTATTGTTAGGTGAAGGGAAAAATCCTGCCTATCTTATGGTAGCCTTAGATGAAATACTAGTGAATCTATATACAAAAAATATTAGAAATGTTGTAATTGATATGAGATATGAAGGTCATATTTCTGTAAAAGATAGGAACACATGGGAGGACTAG
- the murA gene encoding UDP-N-acetylglucosamine 1-carboxyvinyltransferase: MSKLIIDGGNRIGGEVRVGGAKNSVLPILAATVLNGGINVVHDIPKLLDVDIMEKILKSLGCSVKRENGTIVVNSKELTNYEIPEELVREMRSSIIFLGAMLSRCGKVKISYPGGCEIGPRPIDLHLKSLREMGAKIEERHGFLTCEATKLRGSDIQLDFPSVGATENIMLAAIFAKGTTVIRNAAREPEIVDLENFLNAMGAKVSGAGTATIRIEGVEKLYDVDHTIIPDRIVAGTYLIATAITKGEIVLKNVIHEHLQSTLYKLRESGCIVQIYNRSLKLIAPKEIKAVESIRTLPYPGYPTDMQAQMMTLMTLSDGITIVTENIFENRYKHANELVRMGANIKVDGRIAIVKGESKLSGATVVAQDLRGGAALIIAGLAAEGTTIVENIKHVERGYENIHEVLGTLGARITKK, from the coding sequence GTGAGTAAACTCATTATTGATGGAGGCAATAGGATTGGTGGAGAGGTTAGAGTAGGTGGGGCTAAAAATTCTGTATTACCGATTTTAGCTGCTACTGTATTAAATGGTGGTATTAATGTTGTTCACGATATACCTAAGCTTTTAGATGTAGATATTATGGAAAAAATATTAAAATCTTTGGGTTGTTCAGTCAAAAGAGAAAATGGAACAATTGTTGTAAATTCTAAAGAATTGACAAACTACGAAATACCAGAAGAACTAGTTAGGGAAATGAGATCATCTATAATTTTTTTAGGAGCTATGTTATCAAGATGTGGTAAGGTGAAAATAAGTTACCCAGGTGGTTGTGAAATTGGGCCAAGACCTATAGATTTACATTTGAAGTCTTTACGAGAAATGGGAGCCAAAATAGAGGAAAGACATGGTTTTTTAACTTGTGAAGCTACTAAATTAAGGGGTTCTGATATTCAGCTAGATTTTCCAAGTGTTGGTGCTACAGAAAATATTATGTTGGCAGCAATATTTGCTAAAGGAACAACTGTTATTAGAAATGCTGCTAGAGAACCTGAAATTGTTGATTTAGAAAACTTCTTAAATGCTATGGGTGCTAAGGTTTCAGGTGCTGGAACGGCCACTATCCGTATCGAAGGCGTAGAGAAGCTATATGATGTAGATCATACTATAATACCGGATAGAATTGTGGCTGGTACCTATTTAATAGCTACGGCTATTACAAAAGGTGAAATAGTGTTAAAAAATGTTATACATGAACATTTGCAATCAACATTGTATAAACTTAGGGAGAGTGGATGCATAGTTCAGATTTATAATCGTAGTCTAAAACTTATAGCTCCTAAAGAAATTAAAGCTGTAGAATCAATTAGAACCCTACCTTATCCTGGTTATCCTACGGATATGCAAGCACAAATGATGACTTTAATGACTCTAAGTGATGGAATAACAATAGTTACTGAGAATATATTTGAAAATCGTTATAAGCATGCTAATGAATTAGTGAGAATGGGAGCTAATATTAAAGTGGATGGACGAATAGCTATAGTTAAAGGTGAGAGCAAATTAAGTGGTGCAACAGTAGTCGCACAGGATTTAAGAGGTGGAGCTGCTTTAATAATAGCAGGTCTAGCAGCGGAAGGTACAACAATTGTAGAGAACATAAAGCATGTAGAACGAGGCTATGAAAATATCCATGAAGTGTTAGGTACATTGGGTGCTAGAATAACAAAAAAGTAA
- the murG gene encoding undecaprenyldiphospho-muramoylpentapeptide beta-N-acetylglucosaminyltransferase yields MRVILSGGGTGGHIYPAISIANKIKEKHPNAEILFIGTEKGMESDIVPKAGYSIKFVTVSYLKRKISLHNIKSAGMLFKGILEARKIIKDFRPDIVIGTGGFVCGPVVYMASKLGIKTIIHEQNVFPGLTNRILDKYVDKIALSFREAEKYFKSKNKLVVTGNPIRGEFFNVTEEEAKKKYGIKSNLPNVLVVGGSGGALKINNAVVEMLKLYKPKNFNVILVTGKRLYKNTIENINKEDLANNHEILPYINDMPYALKACDLIVCSAGAITIAEVTAVGKSAILIPKAHTAENHQEYNANAMGSKGAAVVIREDELSGEVLNRQIEKILNNKDTLKSMEAASRKEGITDAADRIYKEIESLLKNINH; encoded by the coding sequence ATGAGAGTGATTTTGAGTGGTGGGGGTACTGGTGGACATATTTATCCTGCAATATCTATTGCCAACAAAATTAAGGAAAAGCATCCAAATGCAGAAATATTATTTATTGGAACTGAGAAAGGTATGGAAAGTGATATTGTACCTAAGGCCGGCTATTCAATAAAGTTTGTTACCGTAAGTTATTTAAAAAGAAAAATTTCTCTTCACAATATAAAAAGTGCAGGTATGCTCTTTAAAGGTATATTAGAAGCAAGAAAGATAATAAAAGATTTTAGGCCAGATATTGTTATAGGAACAGGCGGATTTGTATGTGGTCCTGTTGTTTACATGGCATCTAAGCTAGGTATTAAGACAATAATACATGAGCAAAATGTATTTCCAGGTCTTACTAATCGGATTTTAGATAAGTATGTAGATAAAATTGCGCTTAGTTTTAGAGAGGCAGAAAAATACTTTAAAAGTAAGAACAAACTAGTAGTAACAGGAAACCCTATACGTGGAGAGTTTTTTAATGTTACAGAGGAAGAAGCAAAAAAAAAATATGGCATTAAGTCAAACTTGCCTAATGTACTTGTTGTAGGCGGTAGTGGTGGTGCTCTTAAAATAAACAATGCTGTAGTAGAGATGTTAAAGCTATATAAGCCTAAAAATTTTAATGTTATTTTAGTTACTGGTAAAAGATTATATAAAAATACAATTGAAAATATCAATAAAGAGGATTTAGCTAATAATCATGAAATACTTCCTTATATTAATGATATGCCTTATGCCCTAAAGGCCTGTGATTTGATTGTATGTAGCGCAGGTGCGATTACTATTGCAGAGGTTACAGCAGTAGGGAAGTCTGCTATACTTATTCCTAAAGCTCATACGGCTGAAAATCATCAAGAATATAATGCTAATGCTATGGGTAGTAAAGGAGCAGCTGTAGTTATTCGTGAAGACGAACTAAGTGGAGAAGTGTTAAATAGACAAATTGAAAAAATATTAAATAATAAGGACACCTTAAAGTCCATGGAAGCTGCAAGTAGAAAGGAAGGAATTACCGATGCTGCTGATCGTATATATAAGGAAATAGAAAGTCTTCTAAAAAACATTAATCATTAA
- the ftsW gene encoding putative lipid II flippase FtsW, producing the protein MARKQPQDFILLISVCMLVIIGIIMVFSSSYSYTLVNMDDGYFYLKRVLIWSTVGTFAMIFFSRINYWHWSKYANLAFVVSIILLIAVLTPLGITRNYAQRWLGVGSLTFMPSDIAKLASVIFISTSISRKKEKMQTFSQGILPYLLIMGLYFGLIYEQPDFSTAFVVVVMIFAMVFVGGIKFSHFMAIAATGVTGLIAMLAVILLTGKGYKTDRITAFIDPWQDPTDTGFQVIQSLLAIGTGGIFGRGLGRSVQKHFYLPEPQNDFIFAIIAEELGFIGGATVILLFMVLIWRGIKIAMSARDIQGCVMATGIITMIAVQVMINIAVATSSMPVTGMALPFISYGGSSLVTFMASIGILLNISKHTNLDRS; encoded by the coding sequence ATGGCTAGAAAACAGCCCCAAGACTTTATTCTACTTATTTCCGTATGTATGTTGGTTATAATTGGGATCATTATGGTGTTTAGTTCAAGTTATTCATATACTTTAGTGAATATGGACGATGGATATTTTTATTTAAAAAGAGTTTTAATATGGTCTACCGTTGGTACTTTTGCCATGATTTTTTTCTCTAGAATAAATTATTGGCATTGGTCTAAATATGCGAATCTTGCTTTTGTTGTGAGTATAATTCTTTTAATTGCAGTATTAACACCATTAGGTATCACAAGAAACTATGCACAAAGATGGCTTGGGGTAGGATCTCTTACATTTATGCCTTCGGATATAGCTAAACTTGCATCAGTAATATTTATATCAACTAGCATTAGTCGTAAAAAAGAAAAAATGCAAACTTTTTCACAAGGTATTCTGCCATACTTATTAATTATGGGACTATACTTTGGATTAATTTATGAACAGCCAGACTTTAGTACAGCCTTTGTAGTAGTTGTTATGATTTTTGCTATGGTCTTTGTGGGAGGCATTAAGTTCTCGCACTTTATGGCAATAGCTGCAACTGGAGTTACGGGATTAATTGCAATGCTTGCAGTTATTTTATTGACTGGAAAAGGATATAAAACCGATAGAATTACAGCTTTCATAGATCCATGGCAGGACCCAACAGATACTGGATTTCAAGTAATACAGTCCTTATTAGCCATAGGTACTGGTGGCATATTTGGTAGAGGTCTTGGTAGAAGCGTACAGAAGCATTTTTACTTGCCAGAGCCACAAAATGACTTTATATTTGCTATTATTGCAGAAGAACTAGGTTTCATTGGGGGGGCAACTGTTATTCTTTTATTTATGGTTTTAATATGGAGAGGAATAAAAATTGCTATGAGTGCACGAGATATACAAGGATGCGTTATGGCTACTGGTATTATTACTATGATTGCTGTACAGGTTATGATAAATATTGCAGTTGCAACATCATCTATGCCTGTTACAGGTATGGCTCTTCCTTTCATAAGTTACGGAGGAAGTTCTCTAGTTACTTTTATGGCGTCTATAGGAATTCTGCTAAACATATCTAAACATACTAACTTAGACAGGAGCTGA
- the murD gene encoding UDP-N-acetylmuramoyl-L-alanine--D-glutamate ligase, with protein MNLKSKNVLVIGLAVTGVPLVKALRQLGANVVVNDLKKEEDLTDSISLLSDLNVNYILGKHPETIESLGHLDLVVVSPGVPLDIPFIDQIKNKRIEIIGEIELAYRLSKGHIVAITGTNGKTTTTALVGEIFKNAGRTTHVVGNIGVAFISKALETNEDDVIVIETSSFQLESIVDFQPEVGAILNLTPDHLNRHKTMENYQDAKFNLFKNQVANNIAVINYDDLTLRERSKTLSATKIYFSRKTLLKEGIFVDNQKIVFIKDGEKIDIISIDEIYIPGKHNLENALAATAIALSLNVDIEVIKHTLKTFKGVEHRIEPVDIINGVKFINDSKATNSDAAIKALEAIDTPILLLAGGLDKGTEFDDFINAFNGKVRHMFVYGETAQTLLETAKRLNFDYVTRVENLGDAVKSAYNISTNGDTILLSPACASWDMYENFEMRGKHFKEIVAQLRR; from the coding sequence ATGAATCTAAAGAGTAAAAATGTACTAGTTATTGGTTTAGCAGTTACAGGAGTACCATTGGTAAAGGCTTTGCGTCAGTTAGGTGCCAATGTAGTTGTAAATGACTTAAAAAAAGAAGAGGATTTAACAGACAGCATTAGCTTGTTGTCAGATCTAAATGTTAACTACATATTAGGAAAACATCCAGAAACTATAGAGTCATTAGGGCACCTAGACCTAGTAGTGGTTTCTCCAGGGGTACCATTAGATATACCATTTATAGATCAAATAAAAAACAAAAGAATAGAAATTATAGGTGAAATAGAATTGGCTTATAGGTTGTCTAAAGGACATATTGTAGCCATTACAGGAACCAATGGCAAAACAACTACTACTGCTTTGGTTGGAGAAATTTTTAAAAATGCTGGAAGAACTACTCATGTAGTTGGTAATATTGGTGTAGCTTTTATATCCAAGGCACTAGAAACAAATGAGGATGATGTAATTGTAATTGAGACCAGTAGTTTTCAATTAGAAAGCATAGTTGACTTCCAACCAGAGGTAGGGGCAATTCTTAATTTAACTCCAGATCATTTAAACCGACATAAAACTATGGAAAATTACCAAGACGCAAAATTCAATTTGTTTAAAAATCAAGTAGCTAACAATATTGCAGTAATAAACTATGATGATTTAACATTACGTGAGAGAAGTAAGACATTAAGCGCAACTAAAATTTATTTTAGTAGAAAGACACTATTAAAAGAAGGTATTTTTGTTGATAATCAAAAGATTGTATTCATAAAAGACGGAGAAAAAATAGATATTATTTCTATAGATGAAATATATATTCCAGGTAAGCATAATTTAGAAAATGCTTTAGCTGCTACTGCCATAGCTCTTTCTTTAAATGTGGATATAGAAGTTATTAAACATACTTTAAAGACATTTAAAGGAGTAGAACATAGAATAGAGCCTGTAGATATTATTAATGGAGTAAAGTTCATTAATGACTCCAAGGCTACTAACTCTGATGCGGCTATTAAAGCTTTAGAAGCTATAGATACTCCTATTCTATTATTGGCAGGTGGACTTGATAAAGGAACAGAGTTTGATGATTTTATCAATGCTTTTAATGGAAAGGTAAGGCATATGTTTGTATATGGAGAAACAGCCCAGACTTTATTGGAAACTGCTAAGAGACTAAACTTTGACTATGTAACTAGAGTTGAAAATTTAGGAGATGCAGTTAAAAGTGCTTACAATATATCAACTAATGGAGATACTATACTACTTTCTCCAGCATGTGCTAGCTGGGATATGTATGAAAACTTTGAAATGAGAGGAAAACATTTTAAAGAAATTGTTGCACAGTTAAGGAGGTAA
- the mraY gene encoding phospho-N-acetylmuramoyl-pentapeptide-transferase yields the protein MMLEHRQIIYTIIIGFFVTLILGPLIIPFLKKLKVGQTVREEGPKSHLQKTGTPTIGGIIIIASILVTSFTSGLINRDLLVALGATVAFGFIGFIDDFIKVVLKRSLGLRAYQKLSLQIVVAIFLAIYQSSISVMGTKIIVPFIKGSFTFGNIVIPQYLDLGILYIPFIVFVVVATVNSVNLTDGLDGLASGVTLIIAAFFALLAMNWGYTSLAIFSAAVTGACLGFLKFNSHPAQVFMGDTGSLALGGAISAVAILMNVALIIPIVGGIYFAETLSVILQVVSYKLTGKRIFKMTPLHHHYELSGWAETKVVIVFWIVTVILCLVGVLALN from the coding sequence ATGATGTTAGAACATAGACAGATTATATACACTATTATTATAGGATTTTTTGTTACCCTAATCTTGGGACCATTAATAATTCCATTTTTAAAGAAACTTAAAGTGGGTCAAACAGTAAGAGAAGAGGGGCCTAAAAGTCACTTACAAAAAACTGGAACCCCTACTATTGGAGGCATAATTATAATTGCATCTATATTAGTTACTTCCTTTACATCAGGCTTAATTAACAGAGATTTATTAGTTGCATTAGGAGCCACTGTGGCCTTTGGATTTATTGGATTTATTGATGACTTTATAAAGGTAGTATTAAAAAGGTCTTTAGGGCTAAGGGCATATCAAAAATTAAGTCTTCAAATCGTAGTTGCAATTTTTCTAGCAATATATCAATCTAGTATTTCTGTTATGGGAACTAAAATAATTGTCCCATTTATAAAAGGAAGCTTTACTTTTGGGAATATTGTTATACCTCAATACTTAGATTTAGGAATTTTATATATACCATTTATAGTCTTTGTAGTAGTAGCTACTGTAAACAGTGTAAATTTAACTGATGGTTTAGATGGATTAGCCTCTGGTGTAACTCTTATTATTGCAGCTTTCTTTGCTCTATTGGCTATGAACTGGGGCTATACTAGCCTAGCTATTTTTTCTGCTGCAGTAACCGGAGCATGTCTAGGTTTTTTAAAATTTAATTCTCATCCAGCTCAGGTTTTTATGGGAGATACAGGTTCATTAGCATTAGGGGGAGCAATTTCGGCTGTTGCCATACTTATGAATGTAGCTTTAATTATACCTATAGTAGGTGGTATATATTTTGCAGAAACTTTATCGGTTATTTTACAAGTAGTTTCATATAAACTGACAGGAAAACGTATATTTAAAATGACCCCATTGCACCATCATTATGAGCTTAGTGGATGGGCAGAAACTAAGGTAGTAATCGTGTTTTGGATTGTTACCGTTATTCTTTGCTTAGTAGGAGTATTGGCTTTAAATTAA
- a CDS encoding UDP-N-acetylmuramoyl-tripeptide--D-alanyl-D-alanine ligase, producing the protein MIEQSIEAIVEACNGVIINKGNKETVNKISTDTRTIEAGSMFIPLIGENFDGHMFIEDAIKNGSSAVLIQEGKLENISIPKDITIIQVKDTLEALMNIGRYYRNLFNIPFIGVTGSVGKTTTKDLISGVLSGKYSVHKNIGNFNNQIGLPMTLLNLENHHQISVLEMGMSSYGEILDLVNIVNPQIGVITNIGVSHIEHFGSKENIMKAKMEIATNLVKGNYLLVNGDDEHLKNIDKTNKDYEVIFYGLSSSNDFYPIKIEDLGESGSNFTVNIEGKPITFKIKQLGLHNVYNGLAAVWIGLKYDMTVEEIQRGLDHFEPSKMRLEVIEKDNMKIINDAYNASPDSMKAALDVLQTMKANRKIAVLGNMFEMGSFAEEGHRSVGEYLARKKIDILITVGDMADWIGLEAKEHGLDERKIFSVPNNTEAINILEKHINENDAILVKGSRGMTMEEIVRFLQERR; encoded by the coding sequence ATGATTGAACAAAGTATTGAAGCCATTGTGGAGGCATGTAATGGTGTTATAATTAATAAAGGTAATAAGGAGACAGTTAATAAAATATCTACAGATACTCGTACAATTGAAGCAGGTAGCATGTTTATTCCTTTAATAGGTGAAAATTTTGATGGACATATGTTTATTGAAGATGCCATAAAAAATGGATCCAGTGCCGTACTAATACAAGAAGGTAAGCTAGAAAATATAAGTATACCTAAGGATATAACTATTATACAAGTAAAGGATACTTTAGAAGCATTAATGAATATAGGGCGCTACTATCGTAACCTATTTAATATTCCATTTATAGGTGTTACAGGTAGTGTTGGAAAAACAACTACTAAGGACTTAATTAGTGGGGTTTTATCTGGTAAGTATAGTGTACATAAGAACATTGGTAATTTTAATAACCAGATTGGCCTACCTATGACGCTTTTAAATTTAGAAAATCACCATCAGATTTCTGTACTTGAAATGGGTATGTCATCCTATGGAGAAATATTAGATCTAGTTAATATTGTAAATCCACAAATTGGAGTAATAACAAATATTGGCGTTTCTCATATCGAACATTTTGGTAGTAAAGAGAATATTATGAAGGCTAAGATGGAGATAGCTACTAACCTAGTTAAGGGAAACTATTTGCTAGTTAATGGAGATGATGAACATTTAAAAAATATTGATAAAACTAATAAAGATTATGAAGTAATTTTTTATGGACTATCCTCTAGTAATGATTTTTACCCTATTAAGATTGAGGATTTAGGTGAGAGTGGAAGTAACTTTACAGTAAATATTGAAGGTAAGCCTATAACATTTAAAATAAAACAGCTTGGTTTACATAATGTATATAATGGATTAGCTGCAGTATGGATTGGTCTAAAATATGATATGACTGTAGAAGAAATACAAAGGGGATTAGACCACTTCGAACCATCTAAAATGAGGCTAGAAGTAATAGAGAAGGATAATATGAAAATTATTAATGATGCATATAATGCTAGTCCGGATTCTATGAAAGCAGCTTTAGATGTTTTACAAACCATGAAAGCTAATAGAAAGATTGCAGTATTAGGTAATATGTTTGAAATGGGAAGCTTTGCGGAAGAAGGACACAGAAGCGTGGGAGAGTATTTAGCTAGAAAGAAAATTGATATATTAATTACTGTTGGGGATATGGCCGATTGGATAGGTTTAGAAGCTAAGGAACATGGCCTAGATGAGCGGAAAATTTTTTCAGTGCCTAACAATACGGAAGCTATCAATATTCTAGAAAAGCATATAAATGAAAATGATGCAATTTTAGTAAAAGGTTCTAGAGGTATGACAATGGAGGAAATTGTAAGGTTTTTACAAGAGAGGAGATAA